The following proteins are encoded in a genomic region of Anomaloglossus baeobatrachus isolate aAnoBae1 chromosome 6, aAnoBae1.hap1, whole genome shotgun sequence:
- the LRRC61 gene encoding leucine-rich repeat-containing protein 61, whose product METRNNKDQNPENARITPEMLKSRTGEFDLESILFLKLRGLGLQELGCIGECLNLERLDLSNNYISHLAPLSSLKQMVALNLSCNRISSLEPLASCDNLQTLNVAGNLLCNVENLQCLKGLRRMESIRLRDPVYNLSNPLCANVSYRHAVLETIPSVRVIDGERVTGSGSDLYHLCKDIDNSLKRFIGNGAVEVSGAVKPWVDEGFWELKPSHSSIIEETYKQFNDILQECKELSKRADDAIAQAERMLNIRSDTNSYVF is encoded by the coding sequence ATGGAAACCAGGAACAACAAAGATCAGAACCCGGAGAATGCCAGGATCACCCCCGAGATGCTGAAGTCTAGAACTGGGGAGTTTGACCTAGAGTCTATCCTGTTCCTCAAGTTGAGAGGCCTGGGACTTCAGGAGCTGGGTTGCATAGGAGAATGCTTGAATCTGGAACGTTTAGACCTGTCTAATAACTACATCTCCCACCTCGCCCCGTTGTCCtctctgaagcagatggtggccctAAATCTTTCCTGCAACCGGATCTCTTCCTTGGAGCCTCTGGCATCTTGTGACAACTTGCAGACCCTAAATGTGGCTGGGAACCTTCTGTGCAATGTCGAGAACCTGCAGTGTCTGAAGGGTCTTCGTAGAATGGAAAGCATCCGTCTTCGAGACCCTGTGTATAACTTGAGCAATCCACTTTGCGCCAACGTGTCATACAGACATGCCGTGCTGGAGACTATCCCCAGTGTCCGAGTCATTGACGGTGAGAGGGTGACCGGTTCCGGGAGTGACCTTTATCACCTTTGTAAAGACATTGACAATTCCTTAAAGAGGTTTATTGGCAATGGAGCAGTGGAGGTCTCCGGGGCTGTCAAACCTTGGGTGGATGAAGGCTTCTGGGAACTGAAGCCTTCACATAGCTCCATTATTGAGGAGACCTATAAACAATTCAATGATATCCTACAAGAGTGTAAGGAACTGAGCAAGAGGGCCGACGATGCCATCGCCCAGGCCGAAAGGATGCTCAACATAAGAAGTGACACCAACTCCTATGTCTTCTGA